From a single Rhodococcus qingshengii JCM 15477 genomic region:
- a CDS encoding helix-turn-helix transcriptional regulator: MSPTEIPRLLSAKEAADVLLTSEGALAALRYRGAGPKFRKLGHRVAYAVQDLRDYIDSDIRTGTAADATA, from the coding sequence GTGAGCCCCACCGAGATTCCACGATTGTTGTCAGCGAAGGAGGCGGCCGACGTACTGCTCACAAGCGAAGGGGCGCTGGCCGCACTGCGGTATCGAGGCGCAGGTCCGAAGTTCAGAAAGCTAGGCCATCGAGTCGCGTATGCGGTCCAAGACCTGCGGGACTACATCGACTCCGACATTCGTACGGGAACGGCCGCCGACGCGACGGCCTGA